In Rhipicephalus microplus isolate Deutch F79 chromosome 9, USDA_Rmic, whole genome shotgun sequence, one genomic interval encodes:
- the LOC119165044 gene encoding uncharacterized protein LOC119165044: MPVPPHVTATSMTPRGVVCTPFDPAVFHRTVDIVGPCAPGASQRDLPMHSIGTRAADFATTGEPVIQQLGEGSGTSNAPNVAGTQGHWTPKPFACHVCPMSFGFHSQLQIHLRSHTKETPYRCPLCFKGFSQKGNYNRHMRVHMQSGEQQSAGTSG; the protein is encoded by the exons ATGCCTGTCCCGCCTCACGTCACAGCCACAAGTATGACGCCTCGTGGCGTAG TATGCACACCCTTCGACCCAGCAGTTTTCCACAGGACTGTAGACATCGTAGGACCTTGCGCGCCAGGTGCCAGCCAGCGCGATTTGCCGATGCATAGCATTGGCACTAGAGCGGCCGACTTTGCAACCACCGGCGAGCCTGTCATTCAGCAGCTGGGCGAAGGAAGTGGGACGAGCAATGCCCCAAACGTGGCTGGAACGCAGGGTCATTGGACACCAAAGCCCTTCGCCTGTCACGTCTGCCCCATGAGCTTCGGCTTTCACTCCCAACTTCAAATACACCTGCGGTCGCACACCAAGGAGACACCGTACCGATGCCCCCTCTGCTTCAAGGGCTTCTCGCAGAAGGGCAACTACAACCGACACATGCGGGTGCACATGCAATCAGGGGAGCAGCAGAGTGCCGGCACTTCTGGTTGA